From Thalassovita sp.:
CAGCTGCTTGTCCAGCGCGCCCAGCGGTTCGTCCATCAGAACCAGTTCCGGTTCAAACACCAGCGCACGGGCCAGAGCGATCCGCTGCTGCTGACCACCGGACAGCTGCGCCGGACGACGGCCGCCAAAGGCCCCCATCTGGACCATGTCCAAGGCGCGCTTCACCTTCGCCTCACGGTCAGATTTGCCCATCTTGCGCACTTCCAGCGGGAAGGACAGGTTTTCGGCAACCGTCATGTGAGGGAACAGAGCGTAGTTCTGGAACACCATCCCGATGCCGCGCTTGTGCGGGGGGATGTTGTTGATCGGACGCCCATCAAGAAGGATTTCGCCGTGGGTGGCGGTTTCAAAACCGGCCAGCATCATCAGGCATGTGGTTTTTCCGGACCCCGACGGGCCAAGCATCGTTAGAAACTCGCCCTTGGGCATGGAAAGGTTCAGGTCTTTTACGACCAGGTTTTCACCGTCGTAACTCTTTTGCACGCGTTCGAAGGCGACAAAAGCATCGCTAGAAGATCCGTCAGGCAAAGCAACTCCCCGCTTTTATGTTCGGCGATTTTCTCGCTCGTTTCCCAAGACTAAAACGCGACTTCCGTTAGGTTGCAACCAGATCGCGGCATTTTTGAGCAAAAAAGCGACGTCCTTCGTCGCATTTAGCCTTTTGACTGACGCGAATTCGATCAGGTGGCTTCGCCGATTCCAGCAATCCGCACCCGCATCAGACCGTTGTATACAAGTGGTTCACTGCCCCGACGGCAAGATTCCTAGCCGCGGTTCGGTCAGCGAAGTGACCACCAAGCGCCCATCGGGCAAATCGACAGCGCCTGTGATCAAAGCATAGGCACCGGTGGGATCCTGCAGGGTCTGAAGTACCGCGCCAGACGAATCAGTTCGAATCAAAAAACCATAACGTGTGGGTGCCGGCTTCATCGCATCAGGCAGGCGCATCACCATCCGGCGTAGGAACGGTGATCCGGACAAACGGTCCATGATCGCATTTCGCGGGCTGACCAGCCCCATGGCGAAACTGCCATCGCTCAGCCGGTTCAGGTTGTCGGGAAACCCGGGCAGATCCTTCAGGATGACCTCCCCCGCGCCACCATCGATCGGATAGCGCCACATACGGTAGCCGCCGGTTTCCAGAACCAGTATCGCGCTTTCATCTTCGGTCAGCGCCAGCCCATTGGCGAAGCTCAGGCCGGTTGCAAGCACCTCGGTCACGCCGCTGACAGGATCAAAGCGCAGCACCCGCCCCGTTGCAGAATGCTCCACCAGATCCAACACCGATGCCGCCAGCGTGCTGCCCTCTGCCGCGGCAGAGAAACGCATCGAACTGTCGGTGAAATAGATCCGGCCATCGGACGCAATATCCAGATCATTGGCATACAGGATCGGTGTGCCATCAACTTGATCGGTCAACAGGCGCAGCTGCCCATCCGCAGATACCGCCATTAGGCCACGGAAGGCATCCGCCACATACAGCACCCCATCCGGGCCAAATTCGATCCCCAGCGGCCGACCGCCGGTATTCACCCAGACCTCTGCCGGGCCATCCACAGTGCTGCGCAAGACCTCCCCGTCATGGGTGGCCATATAGATCAGTCCATCCGGGCCGATATCCGCATCCTCGGGCCCTTTGCGCCCCTGCAGATCCACAAATCGCAGCCAAGCCAAGCCGTCATTGGGCGCAAAATCCCCGACATACCCGGGGTTTTGCGGCGCCTCCCAGGCCACTGGATCAACAGAGACCGGCCAAAAACACAAATAGGCCCCACCCAAAATCAGGATGAGGCCTATGAATTTCGCAAGTGCACGCATGATATCCCCCCTCAGGTTCAGGGGGCATCACGGTTCAAATCAGGACGCAGCCACCCACAGGCCTTCATCCTTGGCGCGTGCCATGCCTTCGTCAAGCGACTTGACCGCGCGTTCGAACAGAATGTCCACCTCGGCGCGGGTCATCACCAGCGGCGGCGAGATGATCATCCGGTCGCCCACATGGCGCATCACCAGATTGTTGGCAAAGCAGCGCTCACGGCACATGTAGCCCACGGTGCCGGCATCAGCGGCAAAGGCGGCGCGGCTTTCTTTGTGCGGGGTCAGCGCGATGGAGCCCATCATGCCCACAATGTTGGCTTCACCAACCATCGGGTGATCCACCAGCGATTCCCACTTTTCTTTCAGGTAGGGACCAACGTCGTTCTGCACATGCTCCACAACGTTTTCTTCCTGCATGATGTTCAGATTCTCCAGCGCCACGGCAGCGGCAACCGGGTGGCTGGAATAGGTGTAGCCGTGATTGAACTCACAGGCGCCGATGACCTCTGCCACCTCATCGCTGACAATCGAACCACCGATCGGCGCATAACCCGAGCTGAGGCCTTTGGCGATGGTCATGATGTCCGGGGTCCAGCCCACGGTCTGCGAGCCAAACCAGTTGCCGGTCCGGCCAAAGCCACAGATCACCTCATCCGCGATCAGCAGGATCTCATACTTGTCGCAGATCCGTTTAATTTCCGGCCAGTAGGTTTCTGGCGGAACGATCACGCCGCCTGCGCCCTGGATCGGCTCGGCAATAAAGGCCGCAACATTGTCTTCGCCAATGTCGTGGATGGCCTGCTCCAGCTGGCGCGCACGCTCCAGACCAAACTCTTCGCGGCTCAACTCACCACCTTCGGCCCAGTAGTTGGGCTGATCAATGTGGTGAATGTCAGCGATCGGCAGGCCGCCTTGTGCGTGCATACCAGTCATCCCGCCCAGGCTGGCCGAGCCGACCGAGGAACCGTGATAGGCGTTTTTGCGGCTGATGATCACCTTCTTCGAAGGCTTGCCCTTCTGCGCCCAATAAGTGCGCACCATGCGGATGTTGGTGTCATTCGCTTCCGACCCGGACCCGGCGTAGAACACATGGTTCAGATTGCCCGGCGCCAGTTCTGCCAGTTTCTGGCTAAGCGCAATGGCGGGCACATGGGTCGTCATGAAGAAGGTGTTGTAATAGGGCAGCTCTTTCATCTGGCGGGCCGCCACCTCGGCCAGACGATCCCGGCCGTAGCCGACGTTCACGCACCACAGACCGGCCATGCCATCAATGATCTGGTTGCCTTCGCTGTCATGGATCCAGACCCCATCGGCGCGGGTGATCACCCGTGCGCCCTGTTTGGCCAGATCGTCCTGCGTGGTGAAGGGATGCATATGGTGCGCCGCGTCCAGCGCCTGCAGTTCTGCCGTCGGCATATGATTCGAGATTACAGTCATCTGACACCTCATCTGAATAGAAAACACACCGACTCAGCCCGCGCGGCCGGCTCATATTTCAAGAATATGATCAAATTAACGAATGTCAATCGAATCAGCGGCGCCCAAAATTTAGGCAAGCATCTCGCGCACCTGCTCCATTCCTTGCATCATATCTTCCAGACAGGCGGCTGCAGCACGTGGGCCATCCCCGGCCGACATGGCCGCCAAAAGGTCCTTGTGTTTGTCGGGCAGGTTCTGGGTGCCAACCCGGCCACAGACCACGCGCAGCGACGGGCCAAACCGCAGCCACAGACCCTCGGCCAGATCGGCCAGAATTGGGGCGTCGGCCAGATCGTAAATCAGCCGGTGAAAGCGGTAATTATACTCCAGATACGCCTGCAGATCGCCGCGCACGATGGCAGCATCCAGCTCGGCGTCCAGCCGTGTCAGCTCGGCCACGTGATCGCGGGTCATACGGTGGGTGGCGCGCTCTGCCAGTTCACCCTCAACACATTGACGTGCAATGATAATCTCTTCGATGTTTGCGGCCGTCAAATGCGGCACAATCACCCGCCGGTTGCCCTGAAACTTCAGCGCACCTTCCGCGGTCAGACGGCGGATCGCTTCCCGCACGGGGGTCATCCCGGCCTCCAGCCGGGCGGTCAGCCCCTGGATGGTCACAGGCTCCCCCGGAGCGATCTCTCCAAAGAGGATTTGCTCGCGCAGTTTTCGGTACACAATTTCATGCGCTGGCAGCCGCGGTTCGCCCGCTGTCTCGCCGGTCAATTTCTGGGCGTCCCCGTCCATAATGACGCTTTTCTCCATACTCTCTCAGTTCCCTCGCTTGCGAGTTTAACGACAGCGTGGAAACATTACCATATTGCCATGAGCGGCAAAACTTGATCAAATTCGATTGTCGGGCGGAAGACCCGTGATCAAAGGGAGTGTTACCTATGAAAAAGCAAATCCTGTCGGCAAGCGCCGCAGTGGCTCTGATGGCGGGCGCAGCCAGCGCCGAAGAAGTCCGGGTCTATAACTGGTCCGATTACATCGACGAAGATCTGCTGACCAAGTTCGAAGCCGAAACCGGCATCGACCTGATCTACGACGTGTTTGACAGCAACGAACTGTTGGAAACCAAAATGCTGGCCGGTGGCTCTGGCTATGATGTTGTGGTTCCCTCGGGCACCTTCCTGCAGCGTCAGATCCAAGCGGGCGCGTTCCAGAAACTGGACCTGGCCCAGCTGCCGAACCACGGCAACCTCTGGGACCTGATCAAAGACGTGACCTCGGGCTATGACCCCGAAAACGCCTACTCGATCAACTACATGTGGGGCAGCACCGGCATTGGTGTGAACGTCGGCAAGGTCAAAGAGATCCTGGGCGACGACGCGCCGCTGAACAGCATGGAGCTGGTGCTGAACCCGGCCAACATGGAAAAACTGGCCGCCTGTGGCGTGCACATCCTTGATGCACCTTCCGAAATCATCCCGATGGTGCTGCAGTATCTGGGTGAAAACCCCGACAGCCACGACAAAGCCGTCATCGAAAAGGCTGAGCCGGTCCTGACCGCCGTCCGCCCCTACATCCAGAAATTCCACAGCTCGGAATATATCAACGCGCTGGCAAACGGTGACATCTGTGTGGCTGTTGGCTGGTCCGGTGACATCCTGCAGGCCCGTGACCGCGCAGCCGAAGCCGAAAACGGTGTAGACATCGCCTATAACGCCTTCGCCGAAGGTTCGCTGATGTGGTTTGACCAGATGGCAATCCCGGCCGATGCCCCGAACCCTGAAGGCGCGCATAAGTTCCTAAACTTCATTCTGGACGCGCAGAACATGGCGACGGCGTCGAACTATGTTTACTACGCCAATGGCAACATCGCCTCGCAGGAACATCTGGTTGAGGATGTGATCGGCGACCCGGCGATCTACCCGGATGCCGACACCATGTCGAACTTCTACATCACCACGCCTTACCCGGCGAAAACCCAGCGGGTTGTGACCCGTCTGTGGACCAAAGTGAAATCCGGCACCTAAGCCATTTCCAATACGGGCCCGCCCCCTCAAGGGCGGGCCTTTTTTCTGACAGGGACAGGCATGACACAGACCGTTTTTGCACCTTGGGAAGACCCCAATGAAACGCCACTGATCCAATTCAAAGGCGTGACCAAACGTTTTGGCACCTTCACCGCGATTGATGATCTGACACAGGATATCTACGCCCGCGAGTTCTTTGCGCTGCTTGGGCCTTCGGGCTGCGGCAAAACCACGATGATGCGGATGCTGGCCGGGTTTGAAACCCCCACCGAGGGCCAGATTCTGATCGCCGGTCAGGACATGGCCAATGTGCCGCCCAATGAACGTGCTGTGAACATGATGTTCCAGTCCTACGCCCTGTTCCCGCATCTTTCGATCTGGGAAAACATCGCTTTCGGCCTGAAGCGGATGAAAATGCCCAAGGAAGAGATGAACGCCCGCGTCGATGAGATGCTGCGCCTCACCCGGTTGAGTAAATTCGCCAAACGCAAGCCGCATCAGATTTCCGGTGGTCAGCGTCAGCGTGTGGCCCTGGCCCGTTCGCTGGCCCGCGCGCCCAAACTGCTGTTGCTGGATGAACCCCTTGGCGCGTTGGACAAGAAGCTGCGCGAAGAGACCCAGTTTGAACTGATGGACATTCAGGAAAAGACCGGCACCACCTTCGTGATCGTGACCCACGACCAAGAAGAGGCAATGACCGTCGCCAGCCGCGTTGCGGTGATGGATGACGGCAAGATCATGCAGGTCTCCACCCCGGATAAGATCTATGAAGAGCCGAACTCGGTCTATGTGGCGGACTTCATTGGGGATGTGAACATCATCGAAGGCACCGCCAAGAAGACCAGCGAAGATGGCTATGACATTCTGTGGCACGACGGGCAGGAGCCCTTCCATGCCAAAACCACCCGCCAGCTGAGCGACGGTCAGAAAGCCTTTGTGGCGATCCGGCCGGAAAAGATCGGCATCAGCCCGGAAAAACCCGAAGGCGCGATGAACGCGGTGAAGGGTAAGATCATCGACATCGGATATCTGGGCAACATCTCGACCTATCACGTTGAACTGCCCGGCGGTGTGATGATCAAAGCGCAGCAAACCAACACCCGCCGTCTGTCGCGGCGCACATTTACCTGGGAAGATGAGGTCTGGCTCAGCTGGACCCTGACCGCCGGGTCCGTGCTGGAGCGCTGATCATGCGGCGTCTTTTCCTCATATCGGTGCCCTATCTGTGGCTGCTGGCGCTCTTCCTGATCCCCTTTGTGATCGTGTTGAAGATCTCGCTCAGCGACACAGCTCTGGCTATCCCGCCCTATACCCCGCAGCTAGATCTGACGACCGGCTGGGAGGGGATAAAATCCTTCTTTGGCGCGCTGGACTTTGAAAACTTTGTCTGGCTGACCGAGGATGACCTCTACTGGAAGGCCTATGTCTCCAGCCTGCAGATCGCGGTGTTTTCGACCCTGTTTGCGCTGCTGGTGGGCTATCCGATCGCCTATGCGATGGCGCAGGCGCCGGAACAGTGGCGTGCTACGCTGATGATGCTGATCATCCTGCCGTTCTGGACCAGTTTCCTGATCCGGGTTTACGCCTGGATGGGTATCCTCAGCCAGGAGGGTCTGCTGAACCAGTTCCTGATGTGGCTGGGTGTAATCAATGAACCGTTGATCATCCTGAACACCAACAAGGCCGTCTACATCGGCATCGTTTACACCTACCTGCCCTTCATGATCCTGCCGATCTATTCGGCGCTAGAAAAACTGGATGGCAGCCTGCTGGAAGCGGCCGAGGATCTGGGCTGTTCGCGGTTCACCGCCTTCTGGCTGGTGACCATTCCGCTGTCGAAAAACGGCATCATCGCGGGCTGTTTCCTGGTGTTCATCCCGGCCATCGGCGAATTTGTGATCCCCTCCCTTCTGGGCGGATCCTCGACCCTGATGATCGGTAAGGTTCTGTGGGAAGAGTTCTTTGCCAACCGGGACTGGCCGGTGGCCGCAGCAGTGGCTGTTGTGCTCCTCCTGATCCTGATCATTCCGATCATCCTGTTCCAACGCAATGAGCAGAAGCAGCGGGAGGCCGAGCAATGAAGCGTTTCACCTGGTTCAATGCAACGGCCCTGACCTTGGGCTTTGCCTTCCTTTATCTGCCGATGATCATTCTGGTGATCTACAGCTTCAACGCCTCAAAACTGGTGACGGTTTGGGCCGGCTTTTCGACCAAATGGTACGGTGAGCTGCTCAACAACACCCAGATGCTGGATGCGGCCTGGGTCACCATCAAGGTGGCGGTGGTCTCCTCAACCCTCGCGACCGTTTTGGGCACGATGGCCGCCTATGTCATGGTGCGCGGCGGGCGTTTTATGGGGCGAACGCTGTTTTCCGGCATGATCTTCGCGCCACTGGTGATGCCAGAGGTGATCACCGGCCTGTCACTGTTCCTGCTGTTCAAACCGGTTTTCACCCAGCTCAGCGCCCAGACCATCATTCTGGCCCATGCCACATTTTCCATGTGCTACGTGTCGGTTGTGGTGTCCTCGCGGCTGGTGGCCTTTGACAAATCGCTGGAAGAGGCGGCGCTGGATCTAGGATGTACCCCGTTTGAAAGCTTCCGTCTGGTGACCCTGCCGATCATTGCCCCGGCGGTGATTTCCGGCTGGCTCCTGGCCTTTACCTTGTCGCTGGATGATCTGGTGATTGCCAGCTTCACCACCGGTCCCGGGGCCACCACCCTGCCGATGAAGATCTGGTCCGCCGTGCGTCTGGGTGTCAGCCCTGAGATCAACGCGCTGTCGACCATCATGATCGCCATTGTGACGGTTGGGGTGATCACCGCCTCGATCAGCACCAAACGCGCTGCCCTGCGCCAACGCGCCGAAGAACGCGCTGCGGCTGGGTAAGCTGACATATATAATTCAGGAAAGCCTCCGCCCCTCGGGTCGGGGGCTTTTTTGTAGCTTCAGGCTTCAGCCAACACATCTATTCCAAGTACCGCCCAACAGGCACTGTTGGGCCGCGCCGTCCCGCCCCCACAGGGCGGCGCGATTGCGCCACCCCTCGGGACGGCGCTAATCTTCAAACCAAAGAGAGTCTCATCCTCACCCCTGTGGCGTCATGCCGGAGCGCGCCTTGGACCGACGCAGGCCCAGCGCATGTTCACGCAGAATGATCAACACACCAGCAAAGACAACCAGCGCAGCGCCCGCCATCATCTGGCCGGTCGGCACCTCATCAAAGATGAAATAGCCAATCGCCAGCGCTAGGATCATCGAGGCATAGTCAAACGGCGCCACAACCGACGCGCCTGCAAATCGGTAAGACGAGGTCAGGAAAATCTGCCCAAACCCACCAAGAATGCCCGCCCCGATCAGCAACATGGCCTCAGGCCCCGTCGGCACCACCCAGCCAAACGGCAATGTCAGCAACGATAAGCCCGTCGCGGTGAGGGAGAAGTAGAACACAATCGCGGAGGTTTCCTCGCTCTGGACCATATTGCGGATGTGGATCTGCGCCAACGCCGCAAAAGTGGCACCCATCAGGGTCAAAACCACCCCCAAGGCCTGCGCCGTTTGCACGGTTTCGCCCTGCAATAGGGTCAATCGCGGCTCAATCACGATCATAACCCCCAACAGGCCCAGCCCCACGGCAAACATCCGAAACAGCCGCACTTCTTCGCCAAGGAACATCGCAGCGAAGACAACGGTCAGCAACGGCGCGGCATAGCCGATCGCGGTGACCTCCGGCAGCGGCAGCAGGCCCAAACCGGCAAACCCCATCCCCATGGCTGAGGTCCCCACCAAGCCGCGCCAGAAATGCGCCATCTTGGATTTCACCTTCAATCCGGTTTTCAGATCCCCGCGCAGGGTCAGCCAGGCGATAATGACCGGCAGCGCAAAGAGCGAGCGGAAGAACACCGCCTGCCCCGGTGGCACATGTTCCGATGCCGCCTTGATCAGCGACGCCATGGTGATGAACATCACCACCGAGCAGAGTTTTAACGCGATGCCTTTGACGGGGTTCATGTGGGATCCTTTCGCATGTGTATTCCTACCGTCTTGCGCTGACAGAAAACCATGCCCAAAAAGCCAGTAACAGAATTTAAAGCCGGAGCGCGCCATGTATGACAGCAACTACCTGATCCACCGTCTGTCCCATATGGCGGCGCGCGCGCCGGAAAAATGCTTTGCCCAGCGTCCGGGTCAGGCGGACGTCAGCTATGGCGCCCTGTTCGACGGCGCTCAGCGTCTGGCACAGCGGTTGACCGCCCTTGGACTGGAACCGGGGGATCGAGTGGCCGTTCAGGTGGAAAAGACACTGGAGGCGGTGCAGCTCTATCTTGGGACGGTGATGGCTGGCGGGATCTTTCTGCCGCTGAATACCGCCTACACAGGCTCTGAAATCGCCTATTTCGTCTCTGACGCCACGCCGCGCATTCTGGTCTGCGACCCCGCCCGCGCGGCGGAACTGACCCCACTGGCCGAAGGGGCCACCGTACTGACGCTGGATGCGGATGGGCAGGGCAGCCTGACGGCTGATTTGCCTGAAACAGAGTCTGATTTTGCCCCCGTGACCCGCGGTGCAGATGATCTGGCCGCGATCCTTTACACATCGGGCACCACCGGCCGGTCCAAAGGCGCGATGCTCAGCCACAAGAACCTGGCCAGCAATTCTGAGGCGCTGGTGGACCTGTGGCGGTTCACCTCTGACGACGTGCTGATCCACGCGCTGCCGATCTTTCACACCCACGGATTATTTGTGGCCACCAATGTGGCTCTGCTTTCGGGCGCATCGACCGTGTTCCTGCCCAAGTTCGATGCTGAGGCTATTCTGGACGCCATGCCCAAGGCCACCGCGCTGATGGGGGTGCCGACCTTCTACACCCGCTTGTTGCAGCAGGACCGCCTGACCCCGGAACATGCCGCCAATATGCGCCTGTTCATCTCAGGCTCCGCCCCTCTGTTGGTGGATACGCATGAGCAATGGCAGGCCCGCACCGGACACCGGATTTTGGAACGTTACGGGATGACCGAAACCAACATGAGCACCTCCAACCCCTATGACGGCGAGCGCCGTGCCGGCACCGTGGGCTTCCCGCTGCCCGGCGTGGAGCTGCGCATCATGGAAGGCGAGACTGAGGTCGCAGAGGGTGAGATCGGTGTCATTGAGGTCCGCGGTGACAATGTGTTTCAGGGCTACTGGCAGATGCCCGAAAAAACCGCTGAAGAGCTGCGCCCGGATGGCTGGTTCATCACCGGGGATCTGGCCCAGCAGGACAGCGATGGCTACGTCACCATCGTGGGCCGCGCCAAGGATCTGATTATCACCGGCGGCTTCAACGTCTACCCGAAAGAGCTGGAAAGCTTGATTGACGATCTGCCCGGCGTGTTGGAAAGCGCCGTGATCGGCGTGCCGCATCCCGACTTTGGCGAAGCGGTGGTGGCGATTGTGGTGCCGAGCGCTGCGGACCTCAGTAGCGAAACCATCGCGGCGGCCTGCGCCCGCGATCTGGCCAAGTTCAAGCAGCCAAAGCAGATCCTGCTGGCATCAGAACTGCCCCGCAACACGATGGGCAAGGTTCAGAAAAAAGCCCTGCGCGAAACCCATGGTGATCTGTTCACCGCCTAACGGTCTAAGCGCCCCAAAAGACCCGACCGCTGGCACGCGCCGTCCCTTTTTAAAGGGGGCGGCGTTTCACATTTATGGGATCAACCCGTTAGCTGGCAGATTTTGGCGCATCGAAAGATCCGCCTTGAGCAGAGTCTCGCCCAAACTAAACTAACCAGTTCACTTCGCGCAAAAACTGCCTATCTACCGCCGTGTTGCAAGACGGCGCCGGCCATCCCCACCGGCGCAACCATGGTACAAAGGAAAAAACGAATGACCGTGACCAAACTGATGATTGCAGGCGTTGCAGCAACTCTGACCGCCGCCCCCGCCTTCGCTGGCTCAATCGATGCCGCCCCCGCTGACCCGATCCCAACCCCGGTTCAGGTTGTAGACACCACCGGTGACTGGACCGGCGGCTATGTGGGTCTGAACCTCGGCTATGCCGATCTGGAAGCAGACGGCACCTCGGGCGATGGCAACTTCTATGGCCTCTCCGCAGGCTACGATCAGGACCTTGGCAATTGGGTTGTCGGTGGTGGCATCGACTATGACCAACTGGACATCGGCCTGGGCGGCTCCGACGTGGAAAACGCGCTGCGCCTGAAACTGCGCGCCGGTTATGACCTGGGCAATGGCCTGGTCTACGGTACCGCAGGTGCTGTCCGCATCGACGTTGAAGGTGTTGGTGATGACACCGGCTTCTTTGTTGGTGCTGGCTATGAACACAAGGTGACCGAACAGGTCTCGCTGGGCACCGAAGTGCTGTACCACAAGGTCAACGACTTCAACAATTCCGGCTCGGACGTGGAGGCCACCACTGTTGCGGCGAAGGTAAACTTCCGCTTCTGATCTGACGAACAGATCGGCAAAAGAACGGGCGCCAGTGGCGCCCGTTTTCGTCTCTATCAGCTGGATTAGTCTCTACATCAGCCGCGTTTCGGCAACACCCAATCCGGCCGCGGGAAATGGCAGGTATAGCCGTTGGGATGCTTTTCCAGATAATCCTGATGCTCTTCTTCAGCGTCCCAGAAGGCGCCCACAGGCTCCACTTCGGTGACCACCTTGCCCGGCCAGAGGCCCGAGGCCTCCACATCCGCGATGGTGTCCAGCGCCACGGCTTTCTGATCCTCATCCACATAGTAGATGGCAGAACGGTAGCTCATCCCCAGATCATTGCCCTGACGGTTCACCGTGGTCGGGTCATGGATCTGAAAGAAGAACTCCAGCAGCTTGCGATAGCTGGTCAGGGACGGATCATAGGTGATCTCAATCCCCTCGGCATGGGTGCCGTGGTTCTTGTAGGTCGCGTTTTCCACATCGCCGCCGGTGTAGCCAACACGGGTGCCGGTGACGCCGGGTAACCTGCGGATCAGATCCTGCATGCCCCAGAAACAACCGCCGGCCAGTACTGCACGTTCGCTCATCAGATATCCTCCACTTGGTTGAGGTAGTCGCCGTATCCTTCCGCCTGCATGTCATCACGATGCACGAACCGCAAGGAGGCGGAGTTGATGCAATAGCGCAGGCCGCCGCGGTCCTGTGGCCCATCGGGGAAGACATGGCCCAAATGGCTGTCACCATGGGCCGATCGCACCTCGGTCCGCACCATCCCGTAGGTGCGATCCTCCAGCTCAGCGATATGGGCCGGCTCAATCGGCTTGGTAAAGCTGGGCCAGCCACAGCCCGAGTCGTATTTGTCGGATGAGGCAAACAGCGGCTCGCCCGAGACCACATCAACGTAGATCCCAGGTTCCTTGTTGCGCAACAGCCGTCCCGTCCCGGCCCGTTCGGTGCCGTTTTCCTGGGTCACCCAGCGCTGCTCATCGGTCAGATTGGCGATCACATCCGGATCTTTGGTGTATTTGGACATTTCGGCCCTCCTGTTCTCACCCGCAGTAAATAGGCAGTTGCGGGCGCGAGGGAAGCCTTGTTTCAGCCCGCTGGCGATTTCGTGTGAAGCTGCCCCACCGCCCAGCGCGCCGCATCCTGCACCGTGGCGTCCTCATCCTCACAAAGGCTCTGCGCCACCTCACGCAGGGCCGCATCGCCGGAATTGCCAATGGCATAAAGCACATTGCGCACAAACCGGTTGCGGCCAATCCGTTTGATCGGGGAGCCGCTGAAAAACGCCCGAAACCCGGCATCGTCCAACTGCGCCAGCTCAGCCAGTTTCGGCGCCTTCAGTTCATCCCGCGCGGCATAGCGCAATTCCCGCGCCTCCACCGCAAACTTGTTCCAGGGACAGGCCGCCAGACAATCATCGCAGCCATAAATCCGGTTGCCCATCTTGGCCCGCAGATCCTCAGCGACCGGACCATCGTGTTCGATCGTCAGATAGGAAATGCAGCGCCGCGCATCCAGTTGATAGGGGGCAGGAAAGGCCTCGGTCGGACAGGCCACCTGACAAGCCACACAGGACCCACAACGGTCGATTTCAGCTGGATCAGAGTCTATTTCCAACGTGGTGAAGATCGACCCGATAAAGAACCAGCTGCCCAAGTCGCGGCTGACCAGATTGGTGTGTTTGCCCTGCCAGCCAAGCCCTGCCGCCTGGCCCAAGGGCTTCTCCGGCACTGGCGCGGTGTCCACGAACACCTTCACTTGGGTCTCATCCCCGGTCTCAGCAATCAGCCAGCGCGCCAGCCGCTTCAGGCGTTTTTTCACCAGATCATGGTAGTCTTTGTTCTGCGCATAGACGGAAATCGCGCCCAGATCGGCATGCTGCAAAATCTCGGTCGGATCATGTTCGGGCGTGTAGCTTTCGGCCAGCATGATCACCGATCGCGCCTCGGGCCACAGCGCCGCCGGGTTTTCGCGCCAATGCACCCGCTCCGCCATCCAGCCCATTTGACCGTGATATCCCGCCT
This genomic window contains:
- a CDS encoding outer membrane protein, which encodes MTVTKLMIAGVAATLTAAPAFAGSIDAAPADPIPTPVQVVDTTGDWTGGYVGLNLGYADLEADGTSGDGNFYGLSAGYDQDLGNWVVGGGIDYDQLDIGLGGSDVENALRLKLRAGYDLGNGLVYGTAGAVRIDVEGVGDDTGFFVGAGYEHKVTEQVSLGTEVLYHKVNDFNNSGSDVEATTVAAKVNFRF
- the msrB gene encoding peptide-methionine (R)-S-oxide reductase MsrB, with product MSKYTKDPDVIANLTDEQRWVTQENGTERAGTGRLLRNKEPGIYVDVVSGEPLFASSDKYDSGCGWPSFTKPIEPAHIAELEDRTYGMVRTEVRSAHGDSHLGHVFPDGPQDRGGLRYCINSASLRFVHRDDMQAEGYGDYLNQVEDI
- a CDS encoding DMT family transporter, which translates into the protein MNPVKGIALKLCSVVMFITMASLIKAASEHVPPGQAVFFRSLFALPVIIAWLTLRGDLKTGLKVKSKMAHFWRGLVGTSAMGMGFAGLGLLPLPEVTAIGYAAPLLTVVFAAMFLGEEVRLFRMFAVGLGLLGVMIVIEPRLTLLQGETVQTAQALGVVLTLMGATFAALAQIHIRNMVQSEETSAIVFYFSLTATGLSLLTLPFGWVVPTGPEAMLLIGAGILGGFGQIFLTSSYRFAGASVVAPFDYASMILALAIGYFIFDEVPTGQMMAGAALVVFAGVLIILREHALGLRRSKARSGMTPQG
- a CDS encoding malonyl-CoA synthase; the protein is MYDSNYLIHRLSHMAARAPEKCFAQRPGQADVSYGALFDGAQRLAQRLTALGLEPGDRVAVQVEKTLEAVQLYLGTVMAGGIFLPLNTAYTGSEIAYFVSDATPRILVCDPARAAELTPLAEGATVLTLDADGQGSLTADLPETESDFAPVTRGADDLAAILYTSGTTGRSKGAMLSHKNLASNSEALVDLWRFTSDDVLIHALPIFHTHGLFVATNVALLSGASTVFLPKFDAEAILDAMPKATALMGVPTFYTRLLQQDRLTPEHAANMRLFISGSAPLLVDTHEQWQARTGHRILERYGMTETNMSTSNPYDGERRAGTVGFPLPGVELRIMEGETEVAEGEIGVIEVRGDNVFQGYWQMPEKTAEELRPDGWFITGDLAQQDSDGYVTIVGRAKDLIITGGFNVYPKELESLIDDLPGVLESAVIGVPHPDFGEAVVAIVVPSAADLSSETIAAACARDLAKFKQPKQILLASELPRNTMGKVQKKALRETHGDLFTA
- a CDS encoding ABC transporter permease subunit, with amino-acid sequence MRRLFLISVPYLWLLALFLIPFVIVLKISLSDTALAIPPYTPQLDLTTGWEGIKSFFGALDFENFVWLTEDDLYWKAYVSSLQIAVFSTLFALLVGYPIAYAMAQAPEQWRATLMMLIILPFWTSFLIRVYAWMGILSQEGLLNQFLMWLGVINEPLIILNTNKAVYIGIVYTYLPFMILPIYSALEKLDGSLLEAAEDLGCSRFTAFWLVTIPLSKNGIIAGCFLVFIPAIGEFVIPSLLGGSSTLMIGKVLWEEFFANRDWPVAAAVAVVLLLILIIPIILFQRNEQKQREAEQ
- a CDS encoding ABC transporter permease, with the translated sequence MKRFTWFNATALTLGFAFLYLPMIILVIYSFNASKLVTVWAGFSTKWYGELLNNTQMLDAAWVTIKVAVVSSTLATVLGTMAAYVMVRGGRFMGRTLFSGMIFAPLVMPEVITGLSLFLLFKPVFTQLSAQTIILAHATFSMCYVSVVVSSRLVAFDKSLEEAALDLGCTPFESFRLVTLPIIAPAVISGWLLAFTLSLDDLVIASFTTGPGATTLPMKIWSAVRLGVSPEINALSTIMIAIVTVGVITASISTKRAALRQRAEERAAAG
- the msrA gene encoding peptide-methionine (S)-S-oxide reductase MsrA; its protein translation is MSERAVLAGGCFWGMQDLIRRLPGVTGTRVGYTGGDVENATYKNHGTHAEGIEITYDPSLTSYRKLLEFFFQIHDPTTVNRQGNDLGMSYRSAIYYVDEDQKAVALDTIADVEASGLWPGKVVTEVEPVGAFWDAEEEHQDYLEKHPNGYTCHFPRPDWVLPKRG